In Lodderomyces elongisporus chromosome 1, complete sequence, the DNA window GTCAAAGGTCAAAAGTGTAATTAAAAAACTCCTTGTCAATTCAATCGtgcatttcttttctcttttttttgttctgcGTTTTACAAATCCACATCACATACCCCATCAAATACTTCATCAAAGcgatattttcttttatttacaAGCCCAACACATGGGTTATAAAATTCTGCGATAGTCTTAATTGAGttaatatttttcttgttgtttattttttttttatttttttttcatttccattttcattaCAATTTTCATTACAATTTTACTTTCCCTTTCAAGTATTACTACACACGACAGCATATATCTACCCTGGAAGAATAAGCAATACACGTTACATAAGTTCACTTTCCCATCTATCTCCTCCTCGTCGTCCTCGTCCTTCTCCTCCTGCATCGTCGCTTTCTCgccaataaaaaaaaatgtcagATGCATCAGATAGCTTATCTTTAAGCTTGGTGATCTACTCAGCGGTCAAACCCATCTTTAAGATCTACTTTATCATAGCATTAGGATTCATGTTGGCGAAAAGAAATATTCTTACAGTGACAACATGTCGAGATATTTCAGACACAATTGTCACTGTAATCATGCCCTGTTTGATCTTCAACAATATGGTGTCATATCTAAAATCATCAGATATTAAGAATGTAGGTATAATCATCTTCACCGctatattattattcctTGTGGGTGGGTTATTAGGATACACTACACATCTTGTTACCAGGTCACCGAAAAGATGGCTTGGTGGAATCATCTCTGTAGGAATCTTTCCCAACATCTCGGACTTGCCAATTGCATATATGCAAACATTTAGCAAAGGTGGAAAAATCTTTACTACAACGGAAGGAAACACAGGTGTTGCGTAcatttgtatatttttaaTGGGGATGACCTTATTCCAATTTACGTTTGGGTTGTACCGGTTGATAGAATGGGATTTTCGAGATGAACTATTGAAGGGAGAAGATGTAGAAAAGAcaatttcatcatcgtctCTGGGCGAAAAAATCAACGAAGGCAATGAGGAACATAATCGCCGTAATCATAATCAACATAGCCATGATAATAATGAGCATGAGCAAGAGCAGGAGCAAGAACAGGAGCATAGCCATAGCGATAATGATAAGAATAAGGACATGCTTGAGACACAACCTACACGATCTCGGGACCAGCCGAGACCCATCGTGGAACGAGCTGGAGAAAGTTCAAGATCATTGGCAGTTCTTAGCACAACAGATCTGGAGTCGATATCCAGTGAAGTCTCTGccaaacaagcaaaaagaaacaatcaACCTCAGAATCGAACTGAAAtcgaaaatgaagaagagcaaagaCAACATGAACAATTCTTGAAAGCAAGAGCAAAGAGACATAATAATTCTGAAAGTCACGAGTCAACACCAATTATTCGAACACCAAGCTTATACTCTTCATCGTCAAGGCGGCATCGAGGCTCGATCGGATCACTTACTGAAAACCCATATGGTCTAGAGTTGATTCACTCGAGAAATTCAGACTTGAGAAGACAACCTTCGCAAAACGTTGATGATGTGATTAACGAATATTCTGAATTTGACCAGCTTCGAAACATCGAGCTTGAAAAATCCAAATCATTGCATAACGATGAAGAATCTCAAAATGAAGTAGCTCATATTGAGTCTAAGTTTAGACTGTATGCAAGAAAAATGTTACATAACATCCTCCAGCCCACGTCTGTAAGTCTTCTTGCATCTATTGCTATATGCATGTCACCACCGCTCAAGGCATTATTTGTGCCAACTACTTTTTATATGCCTAACGCACCTGATGGACAACCACCTTTATCATTTGTTATTGATTTGGCAAGTTACATTGGTGCTGCTTCCGTTCCTTTGGGTTTGCTCCTTTTAGGTGCAACATTAGCTAGATTGCAAGTGAAAAAACTCGTCCCCgggttttggaaaactgCATTGATGATCACTGCAGCAAGATTGATTATCATTCCAATCTTTGGAGTTGGCGTGACAACAGGGATGTATAAGGGAGGATGGTACGGCTCCGATAAACTAGTCAGATTTGTTAGTGTGCTAGAGTTTGGCCTCCCAAATGCTACATCATTGGTTTATTTCACCGCTTTTTATACTGACCCAACAAGCGACGAACATCTACAAATGGATTGTCTTGCCGTATGCTTGATCTCTCAGTATTTGATACTTTGGTTTACCTTGCCATTTCTAATTACTTTTACTATGAAAGTTTCTATGGGTTTATAGATTAGGATTTTAAGAAAGACACGATactaaatatatattttttttcacttgtTATATTGAAAACTAAGGCAAAATTTCCCAACATCAGAGGAAAAGCGTTTGAGCACGAAGCAAGCCATGTTGCCACATTCTAATTCTTTCACCTCTGACAAAACTAGGACCTGTCATAATCTATGCATATCCTCTTTTCATCCTTGCCTCTCTTTCCTTAtagaaagatgaaaaaactAACAGAACACAAAGTTTCAAAGCCATGGTTTTGCTGTTTCACTACATCAAAAGCTCCTTTCaccatttcttttcccaTTTTCCCCATTCCCTCGTATTTTTCGCTTCCTAAAGATTTTAAAGCATCTGAGACTGATAACGTGCGTTCGATATTCACGTGATACACTTATCAGAAGCTTTTCAGGCACATACAACACACTccagaacaaaaaaaaaaaataaaagaaaaaaattaacgaagaaaaataaataaaaaaacactagCAATATGAAATTTccttataaaaaaaaaagtaaaaaagacaaaaagggAGGGTCTGACGATAGCAATCTAAAAACCACTTGAGCCGCAGCAAGCCTTCCAAATTGAGTAATTACTCCTGTTCTTACTACTTCCACGGCCACAATGCAAGACCCAAATCCCCTAACAATTTGGAATTGCCCGTTTCACAActtgaagaaaaatttatatTCGAATTTACCAAATACAAATCACTTTTCGTTCCTactgttctttttttcttcttcttcttttcttcttttcttcttttcttcttttcttcttctttttcctctttcctttctttcttactttTGAATCTACAACAACTTACTACTTGCGGTCAAGGTaactttttctcttttgttttcttgttttttttaacatttttgttgtttccgAATCATACTCACTTCAATTTCACTCAATTAACTTAAAATGGCATTATATTACAACTTGGTGTTTGGTCTCCTTGTGATCGAAATGATTTTCTTTGGAGTTCTTTCTGTGCCTTACCCTAGAAGAATCAGAAGAACAGTTCTTACTACTGTATCAGCACCTTTCAAGAATGAACAATTCCAAATTGCACTTAAATGTGTATTGGGGTTTGTGTTTGTCCTATTCATTGACTCTGTCAATAGGGTTTATGCAGTAACTTCAGAGTTGCATTCTTCGACCCAAGCGCACCCTGGGTCCTCAGTTATGAATGATCGCTCAGAAATCCAAGCAAGAAGATTCTATGCTCAAAGAAATATGTACTTGTGTGGgtttactttgtttttgacgTTAATTTTGACTAGAACCTACAATTTGGTAGTAGAGTTGATTGTTACCAAGGATAAAGTGGACGAGTTGAAGACCGAAGGCGCGGAAGAAACGAGTTCTGCTATTAGTGGCGAAACTGGAGAGAATGCCGAGATTACAAAGTTGAAGAACCAATTGGCAAAGAAAGATTCGGAATTGGAATT includes these proteins:
- the YET3 gene encoding Endoplasmic reticulum transmembrane protein 3 (BUSCO:EOG09264XKX) — encoded protein: MALYYNLVFGLLVIEMIFFGVLSVPYPRRIRRTVLTTVSAPFKNEQFQIALKCVLGFVFVLFIDSVNRVYAVTSELHSSTQAHPGSSVMNDRSEIQARRFYAQRNMYLCGFTLFLTLILTRTYNLVVELIVTKDKVDELKTEGAEETSSAISGETGENAEITKLKNQLAKKDSELELLKGQAKNFDKEYVDVTESSGATGANKVVDETVELKNRI
- the ECM3 gene encoding Protein M3, whose protein sequence is MSDASDSLSLSLVIYSAVKPIFKIYFIIALGFMLAKRNILTVTTCRDISDTIVTVIMPCLIFNNMVSYLKSSDIKNVGIIIFTAILLFLVGGLLGYTTHLVTRSPKRWLGGIISVGIFPNISDLPIAYMQTFSKGGKIFTTTEGNTGVAYICIFLMGMTLFQFTFGLYRLIEWDFRDELLKGEDVEKTISSSSSGEKINEGNEEHNRRNHNQHSHDNNEHEQEQEQEQEHSHSDNDKNKDMLETQPTRSRDQPRPIVERAGESSRSLAVLSTTDSESISSEVSAKQAKRNNQPQNRTEIENEEEQRQHEQFLKARAKRHNNSESHESTPIIRTPSLYSSSSRRHRGSIGSLTENPYGLELIHSRNSDLRRQPSQNVDDVINEYSEFDQLRNIELEKSKSLHNDEESQNEVAHIESKFRSYARKMLHNILQPTSVSLLASIAICMSPPLKALFVPTTFYMPNAPDGQPPLSFVIDLASYIGAASVPLGLLLLGATLARLQVKKLVPGFWKTALMITAARLIIIPIFGVGVTTGMYKGGWYGSDKLVRFVSVLEFGLPNATSLVYFTAFYTDPTSDEHLQMDCLAVCLISQYLILWFTLPFLITFTMKVSMGL